Proteins co-encoded in one Cupriavidus taiwanensis genomic window:
- the czcE gene encoding copper-binding periplasmic protein CzcE — translation MTMKTKKHALLFAALLLGGMSASYALEMTGLKPGVPASTATAQAMAKRHATLYGDPAGQSQASRIIDVKPGMRYVNVDSGETVAFRAGEKIVAWTFAQMVRDTSVDLGLLMPDLPGSAGVRVYIDRSDLFTGG, via the coding sequence ATGACTATGAAAACGAAGAAACACGCCTTGCTGTTTGCGGCGTTGCTGTTGGGTGGGATGTCGGCTTCGTATGCTTTGGAAATGACCGGGTTGAAACCGGGCGTGCCTGCGTCGACGGCGACGGCGCAGGCGATGGCGAAGCGTCACGCGACCTTGTATGGCGATCCAGCCGGCCAATCTCAGGCCAGTCGCATTATCGACGTGAAGCCAGGGATGCGGTATGTCAACGTGGACTCTGGCGAGACGGTGGCGTTTCGGGCCGGCGAGAAGATCGTCGCATGGACCTTCGCCCAGATGGTCAGGGATACGAGTGTGGACCTTGGCTTGTTGATGCCGGATCTGCCGGGTAGCGCTGGCGTGCGCGTCTATATTGATAGAAGCGACCTCTTCACAGGTGGCTGA